The genomic window CAGGCGCAGCACGTCGGCGCCGAACTCGTCGAAGTGGTAAGAATCGGTGTGCGAGCTGCGGCCGTGCCCGCGCAGGTCGGGGATGATCACCCGCCGCCCCTCCTGCGCCAGCCGGCGCGCGAAGCGATCCCAGGTGTGCCCGTCCCCGCCCATGCCGTGCACCAGCACAACGGGCGTCTCGCCGGCCGCTCCCGAATCGCGATAGGCGATCTCCGTCGCACCGAACGCCATCCGGGCAGCCGTCAGATTCACGATGTTCGAGAGTACCGACCCCCGCCCGGCCCCCGCCCGGTGTTTGTCGGCAGCATCACAGCGGCCGGGCACGTTCGGCGACGTCTCGACCGTTCACAGCGGCGTGGCCGGCCTCGGGCGTCAGCTCCCGACGAGCGGGTGTTCCTCGCCCCACTTCAGCATCGCGTACAGGACGCCGCTGAGGCTCTCGCCGTCTTCGGTGAGTCGGTAGACGACGCGCGGCGGCACTTCGGCGTAGACGGTTCGGGTGAGGATGCGCTGGTGTTCGAGAGCGCGCAGGCGGTCGGTGAGGGTCTTGGCGCTCGGCGAACCCAGCGCGGTGCGGAGGTCGCCGAAGCGCTTGGGGCCGGAGAGCAGTTCGCGGACGATCAGCGTCGTCCATTTTCCGTCGAGAACCTTCAGCGTGCGCTCCACACCGCAACCCGGGCACTCCGCGGTTTGCAATTGTTTCAGCTGCTCAGCGCCAATGGTTTCCATCTTGAAATAATATCACTTGCTGGGTATTGCTTCATTGTCGAAACTAGCGTCGACGGCATGAACTCATCAACCGTCATCGTTCACGGCGCGACCGGAACCCAAGGGGCCGCCATCGTCCGCGGCCTGCTCGCCGCGGGGCACCGTGTCCGGGGCGTCGTCCGCACTGCTCCCGCGGCGCTGCATCCGGACGCCGAGCCGGTCCGAGCAGACCTGCTCGAACCCGGCTCGCTCGCCGCCGCGTACACCGGCGCGGACGCCGTGATCGTGCAGCTGCCGCTCGTCTTCACCGACCACGCAGTCCGGCAGGCCGAGGCGGTGCTCGCCGGGCTACGGAAGGCGGGCGTCGAGCGGGTGGTCTTCAATACCGGCACCGTGCTGCCGCCCGGGCCGATCGGCGTGCCGTTCGTGGACGCCCGCGTGCTGCTGTCAGCCGAACTGATCCAGGGCGTCGAGGCGGCCACGGTGGTCGCGCCCGCTCGGCAGTACATGGAGAACCTCGTCGCCCCTTGGTCGGCCCCGCTCGTGCGCGCCGGGGAGGTCGCGTATCCGCTGCCACGGGAGCTGCCTGTCCCGTGGGTCGCGCTCGACGACCTGGGATCGACCGTCGCCGACCTGATCACCGCGACGACCCCGCCGCCGCTGCGGATCGTGGCGGGTCCGCAGGCGCTGACGGGGGACGAGGTCGCCGCCGAGCTCAGCGCGGTCCTCGGGCACCCGGTGCGGTGGAATTCCATATCTCCCGAGGCATATCGGGCGATGCTCGCCCCGCACCTCGGAGCCGAGGCCGCCGAAGGGATCGCCGGGGTGTACACACCGCCGCCCCCGGGAGCACCGACTCCGCCGGAGCCCGATCCGTCCGTGCTAGTGACCGGAACCACCAGCCTGCGCGACTGGGCGGCGCGGCAGGACTGGCGCACCGCGTAGATCAGCACCAACGTGATCAGTCACCCGAGCGGCTATAGACCACGAGGCGAAAATCCCGGATCGGGTACCAGCCCCAGGTCACGATGGTGACCGGCATGCCGACGCCTACCCGCCGGGAGGGCGGCGCGCTGGTGTGGCGATCAGTCGTAGAGACCTTCGGCGCGCCAGGACTCGTCGCTGTAGACGAGCAGCAGCACCCGGACGTCGCCCGCATCGCCGCCCAGTTGCACCTGGGCGCGGGCCGCGGCGGCGGAGTCCGGAACCCACCAATGTTCGTCCACCGGCCACGGCCCGGCCCAGCCCGCCAGCGGCCAGCTGCGGCTGCCCCAGTGCAGGCGGGCCGGGTCGGCGGTGAACAGGCCGCGCTCGGTGACCCGCACCGGAGTTCCGTCGGCCGCCTCCACGCGCACCACGGGACGGTTCATCAGCAGCACCGAGGGGGCGGGTTCCGGTAACCGACCGGGCCAGGGCAGTTCCGGGTCGGCCGCGGGCACCCGCTCGTCGC from Nocardia bhagyanarayanae includes these protein-coding regions:
- a CDS encoding winged helix-turn-helix transcriptional regulator, with the protein product METIGAEQLKQLQTAECPGCGVERTLKVLDGKWTTLIVRELLSGPKRFGDLRTALGSPSAKTLTDRLRALEHQRILTRTVYAEVPPRVVYRLTEDGESLSGVLYAMLKWGEEHPLVGS
- a CDS encoding NAD(P)H-binding protein, with the translated sequence MNSSTVIVHGATGTQGAAIVRGLLAAGHRVRGVVRTAPAALHPDAEPVRADLLEPGSLAAAYTGADAVIVQLPLVFTDHAVRQAEAVLAGLRKAGVERVVFNTGTVLPPGPIGVPFVDARVLLSAELIQGVEAATVVAPARQYMENLVAPWSAPLVRAGEVAYPLPRELPVPWVALDDLGSTVADLITATTPPPLRIVAGPQALTGDEVAAELSAVLGHPVRWNSISPEAYRAMLAPHLGAEAAEGIAGVYTPPPPGAPTPPEPDPSVLVTGTTSLRDWAARQDWRTA